In Mangrovibacterium diazotrophicum, one genomic interval encodes:
- a CDS encoding proline dehydrogenase family protein: MINKLIAHVLPYMPEKLIWQFSKRYIAGETMDDGISVARQLNAEGVMVTIDLLGEFITKLEQAEENKNQYLDIIERFCAENIKGNFSLKPSMFGLLLDTEVCYRHVREIVQKAAACNSFVRIDMEDSQCVDPEIDIFQRLKKEFSGHVGLVMQAYLRRTLNDLGQMAQMPSNGHPLNFRLCKGIYVEPAQIAYKEYQSVRDHYLEDLEYMFKHNMYVGIATHDKYLVEGAMELIDRYSIPKDMYEFQMLYGVTPELRKSIVDRGHKMRVYVPFGKEWFGYSTRRLKENPKMASHIIKALFFRG; this comes from the coding sequence ATGATAAACAAACTAATTGCCCACGTGCTTCCGTACATGCCCGAGAAATTGATCTGGCAATTTTCGAAGCGCTATATCGCAGGTGAAACCATGGATGATGGTATTTCGGTTGCCCGCCAACTGAACGCAGAAGGCGTCATGGTAACCATTGACCTGCTGGGTGAGTTTATAACCAAGCTGGAACAGGCGGAAGAAAATAAAAACCAATACCTGGACATTATCGAACGCTTTTGCGCCGAAAACATAAAAGGTAATTTCTCGCTGAAACCATCGATGTTTGGTTTGTTGCTCGACACGGAAGTTTGTTACCGTCATGTTCGCGAAATCGTGCAAAAAGCCGCCGCTTGCAACAGCTTTGTTCGCATCGATATGGAAGATTCGCAATGCGTTGATCCGGAGATCGACATATTCCAGCGACTGAAGAAAGAATTCTCCGGCCACGTTGGCCTGGTGATGCAAGCTTACCTCCGCCGCACGCTGAATGACCTGGGACAAATGGCACAAATGCCATCAAACGGTCATCCGCTGAACTTCCGTTTATGCAAGGGTATTTATGTTGAACCGGCGCAGATCGCCTACAAAGAATACCAATCGGTTCGCGACCACTACCTCGAGGATTTGGAGTACATGTTTAAGCACAATATGTATGTGGGAATTGCCACCCACGATAAATACCTGGTCGAGGGAGCCATGGAGCTGATTGATCGCTACAGCATTCCAAAGGATATGTACGAGTTCCAGATGTTGTATGGCGTTACACCGGAACTGCGCAAATCAATCGTTGACCGCGGCCACAAAATGCGGGTTTACGTTCCATTCGGAAAAGAATGGTTCGGTTACTCCACCCGTCGCCTGAAAGAAAATCCGAAAATGGCCAGCCATATTATAAAAGCATTGTTTTTTAGGGGTTAA
- a CDS encoding nitroreductase family protein: MLRDLILRNRSYRRFDESARITADQLTDWIELARFSASGRNAQPLKYIPLFQQEDCDRLFPHLGWAGYLKDWKGPESGERPSAYIIIVNDTEIATNYFCDDGIAAQSILLGAVEAGYGGCMIASVNKKAVQQEFRIPERYQLLMVIALGKPVEEVVLEEMKDGDFKYWRDEEGVHHVPKRSLDELILKL, from the coding sequence ATGCTTAGAGATTTGATTCTTCGTAACCGCAGCTACCGCCGCTTTGATGAAAGTGCCCGGATTACAGCAGACCAATTGACCGATTGGATTGAGCTGGCTCGCTTTTCAGCCAGCGGACGAAATGCCCAGCCGTTGAAATATATTCCATTGTTTCAACAGGAAGATTGCGATCGTTTATTCCCGCATTTAGGGTGGGCCGGTTATTTGAAAGATTGGAAAGGCCCTGAATCGGGTGAGCGCCCTTCAGCTTATATTATAATAGTAAACGACACGGAAATTGCAACCAACTATTTTTGCGACGATGGTATTGCAGCCCAGAGTATTTTGCTGGGTGCTGTTGAGGCTGGTTATGGCGGATGTATGATTGCTTCGGTGAATAAAAAAGCGGTACAACAGGAGTTCCGGATTCCGGAACGGTACCAATTATTGATGGTGATTGCTTTGGGCAAACCGGTAGAGGAAGTGGTGCTGGAAGAGATGAAAGACGGTGATTTTAAGTACTGGCGCGACGAAGAGGGTGTTCACCACGTGCCAAAGCGCAGTTTGGACGAATTGATCTTAAAACTTTAA
- a CDS encoding GntR family transcriptional regulator: MSKFKFQIDPLSSQLKFQQLVDSVIDAISENRLQIGDILPSVNQLVKESSLSRDTVFKAYAELKNRGIVESVPNKGYFIAKATTKVFLFLDTFKAYKEVLYGSFLDNLPENFSVDLHFHHYNIDIFEKIITENIGRYTKYIVMNFDHERVPEIIKQIPPSKLLVIDWEVHTVPEASTIYQDFGQSLYDALCSGLDLIKKYRRFVYLYPEFTYHPVESIVYFEKFCKDNFIPYEILKNSKKLDVKAGDLYLMVSDRTLSRFLDQCADRNLIIGQDAGVISYNETPMKKYVKDGISVISTDFELMGKKAAEIVTSGESIHLKIDTHLKVRASM, from the coding sequence ATGAGCAAATTCAAATTCCAGATCGATCCGCTTTCAAGCCAACTCAAATTTCAGCAACTGGTTGACTCTGTCATTGACGCTATCAGTGAAAACCGCCTGCAAATTGGCGATATTCTACCTTCGGTTAATCAGCTGGTAAAAGAAAGTTCACTCTCGCGCGACACGGTTTTTAAAGCCTATGCCGAATTAAAAAACCGCGGGATTGTGGAATCGGTACCCAACAAAGGCTATTTTATTGCCAAAGCGACCACCAAGGTGTTTTTGTTTCTCGACACATTTAAAGCTTACAAAGAAGTGCTGTACGGTTCGTTCCTGGATAATCTGCCCGAAAACTTTTCAGTCGATCTGCACTTCCATCATTACAACATCGACATCTTCGAGAAGATTATCACCGAAAACATTGGCCGGTATACCAAATATATTGTGATGAATTTTGATCACGAACGCGTGCCGGAGATCATCAAGCAGATCCCGCCATCGAAACTGTTGGTAATCGACTGGGAGGTACACACTGTTCCGGAGGCCTCGACCATATACCAGGATTTTGGCCAGAGCTTGTACGATGCGCTGTGTAGTGGCCTTGATTTGATCAAAAAATACAGGCGCTTTGTCTATCTCTATCCGGAATTTACCTACCACCCGGTCGAGTCCATCGTTTATTTCGAGAAATTCTGCAAAGACAATTTCATTCCGTATGAAATATTGAAAAACTCGAAAAAGCTCGATGTGAAGGCGGGCGATTTATACCTCATGGTCAGCGACCGAACCCTATCGCGTTTCCTCGATCAGTGTGCTGATCGCAACCTGATAATCGGGCAGGATGCGGGGGTAATTTCGTATAACGAGACACCGATGAAGAAATACGTCAAGGACGGCATCAGCGTCATCTCCACCGACTTCGAACTCATGGGCAAAAAAGCAGCAGAAATCGTAACAAGCGGAGAATCAATCCATTTAAAAATAGACACTCACTTAAAGGTTCGGGCTTCCATGTAG
- a CDS encoding xylulokinase, with amino-acid sequence MYLLGFDIGSSSVKASIINGDSGECLASAFYPKQEMKMTAIQPGWAEQEPDQWWANLKLAVAEIMDKSKVDPTAIDSIGISYQMHGLVVVDKDQNVLRPSIIWCDSRAAAIGDKAMKEIGEQKCLESLLNSPGNFTASKLKWVKDNEPELYAKIDKIMLPGDYIAMKLSGEIKTTAGNLSEGILWNFKENSVAKMLIDYYGFEESFIPEIVPTFSVQSVVNEAAAKELGLAPGIKISYRAGDQPNNALSLNVLNPGEIATTAGTSGVVYGVSDEVKYDPKSRVNTFAHVNHSAEANRLGVLLCINGTGILNSWLNKQVGGGNISYEGMNEAASKVAIGSDGISILPFGNGAERVLENKNLGSIMSGINFNIHSNAHLFRAAQEGIVFSFKYGMEIMESIGIDAKVIRAGKANMFLSPIFRETLAGVSGATIELYNTDGSVGAARGAGIGSGYYKSPAEAFSNLTKLETIEPDLNKKAEYEAAYGNWKSMLEKFI; translated from the coding sequence ATGTACCTACTAGGATTCGATATTGGCAGTTCTTCGGTGAAAGCCTCCATCATAAACGGGGATTCCGGAGAGTGTCTGGCCTCAGCTTTTTACCCTAAACAAGAGATGAAGATGACCGCCATCCAGCCGGGATGGGCAGAACAGGAGCCCGACCAATGGTGGGCGAACCTGAAACTGGCGGTTGCTGAGATCATGGATAAATCGAAGGTTGATCCGACAGCAATTGACTCAATCGGTATCTCGTACCAGATGCACGGATTGGTTGTTGTGGATAAAGACCAAAACGTTTTGCGCCCATCCATTATTTGGTGCGACAGCCGTGCTGCGGCCATCGGCGATAAAGCCATGAAGGAGATTGGCGAGCAAAAATGTTTGGAGAGCCTGCTGAACTCACCGGGTAACTTCACCGCTTCGAAGTTGAAATGGGTGAAAGATAACGAACCGGAATTGTACGCTAAGATTGATAAAATTATGCTGCCGGGCGACTACATCGCCATGAAACTGAGTGGCGAAATCAAAACAACTGCCGGCAACCTGTCGGAAGGTATTCTTTGGAACTTCAAAGAAAACTCGGTTGCTAAAATGCTGATCGACTACTACGGTTTCGAGGAAAGTTTTATTCCCGAGATTGTACCAACATTCTCGGTTCAAAGCGTGGTCAACGAAGCAGCAGCAAAAGAACTGGGGCTGGCACCTGGCATCAAAATCAGCTACCGCGCCGGCGACCAACCCAACAATGCCTTATCATTAAACGTGCTTAACCCGGGCGAAATCGCCACAACTGCCGGAACATCAGGCGTTGTTTACGGGGTGAGCGACGAAGTAAAATACGATCCGAAATCACGGGTGAACACCTTTGCCCACGTAAACCACAGCGCTGAGGCCAACCGTTTGGGCGTACTGCTTTGCATCAACGGCACAGGTATCCTGAACTCGTGGTTGAACAAGCAAGTCGGTGGCGGCAATATCTCTTACGAAGGGATGAACGAAGCGGCATCGAAAGTAGCCATTGGCTCCGACGGCATCAGCATTTTGCCTTTCGGCAACGGAGCTGAGCGCGTTCTCGAAAATAAAAACCTCGGGTCAATCATGTCGGGTATCAATTTCAATATCCACTCCAATGCGCACCTGTTCCGTGCTGCGCAGGAAGGCATCGTCTTCTCGTTCAAGTACGGGATGGAGATCATGGAAAGCATCGGTATCGACGCCAAAGTGATTCGTGCCGGAAAAGCGAACATGTTCCTGAGCCCGATTTTCCGCGAAACCCTGGCAGGCGTATCCGGAGCAACCATCGAATTGTATAACACCGACGGATCAGTGGGTGCTGCCCGTGGTGCAGGAATCGGTTCCGGCTATTACAAGTCGCCGGCCGAAGCCTTTTCAAACTTAACCAAACTCGAAACCATCGAACCAGATTTAAACAAAAAGGCGGAATACGAAGCTGCTTACGGCAACTGGAAAAGTATGCTGGAGAAATTCATTTAA
- the xylA gene encoding xylose isomerase: MSTTVYFPSVEKIKFEGKESKNPMAFRYYDPEKVVYGKTMAEWFKFSMAWWHTLCADGDDPFGGKTQDHPWVGAKDAVEAAKNKMDAGFEFMQKMGIEYYCFHDIDLVNEGKSIEEYEANLKAIVEYAKQKQAETGIKLMWGTANVFSAARYMNGASTNPDFDTAARAMLQIKNSIDATIALGGKAYVFWGGREGYMSLLNTNMKREKQHLGTMLKMARDYGRSKGFTGTFLIEPKPMEPMKHQYDVDSETVIGFLKEFGLEKDFKLNIEVNHATLAGHTFEHELQCAVDAGMLGAIDANRGDVQNGWDTDQFPVDLYELTQAMMVVLKGGGMQGGGTNFDAKIRRNSTDLDDLFIAHIGAMDIMARALETAAAILEDSPYEKMLADRYASYDSGKGKEFEEGKLTFEQVYEYAKANGEPKQISGKQELYEAIVNMYI; the protein is encoded by the coding sequence ATGAGCACAACTGTTTATTTCCCATCAGTGGAAAAAATCAAATTTGAAGGAAAAGAAAGTAAAAACCCAATGGCATTCCGTTACTACGATCCTGAAAAAGTAGTTTATGGAAAAACAATGGCCGAATGGTTTAAATTCTCAATGGCTTGGTGGCATACCTTGTGTGCCGATGGTGACGATCCATTTGGTGGAAAAACACAAGACCACCCATGGGTTGGCGCAAAAGACGCTGTAGAAGCTGCAAAAAACAAAATGGACGCAGGTTTCGAATTCATGCAAAAAATGGGTATCGAATACTATTGCTTCCACGATATCGACTTGGTAAACGAAGGTAAAAGCATCGAAGAATACGAAGCGAACCTGAAAGCGATTGTTGAATACGCCAAGCAAAAGCAAGCTGAAACCGGCATCAAATTGATGTGGGGTACTGCAAACGTATTCTCAGCAGCTCGCTATATGAACGGAGCCAGCACAAACCCTGACTTTGATACTGCTGCCCGTGCCATGCTTCAAATCAAAAACTCAATCGACGCAACTATCGCTTTGGGTGGTAAAGCATACGTTTTCTGGGGAGGACGTGAAGGTTACATGTCATTGTTGAACACCAACATGAAACGTGAAAAGCAACACCTGGGAACCATGTTGAAAATGGCTCGCGACTATGGTCGTTCAAAAGGTTTCACCGGAACTTTCCTGATTGAGCCAAAACCAATGGAGCCAATGAAACACCAATACGATGTGGATTCAGAAACAGTGATTGGCTTCCTGAAAGAATTCGGTTTGGAAAAAGATTTCAAATTGAACATTGAAGTAAACCACGCTACTTTGGCTGGTCACACTTTCGAACACGAATTGCAATGTGCTGTTGACGCCGGTATGTTGGGTGCAATCGACGCTAACCGCGGTGATGTGCAAAACGGCTGGGATACTGACCAGTTCCCTGTTGACCTGTACGAATTGACGCAGGCGATGATGGTTGTATTGAAAGGCGGCGGTATGCAAGGTGGCGGTACCAACTTCGACGCTAAAATCCGTCGTAACTCAACTGACCTGGATGATTTATTCATCGCGCACATCGGAGCAATGGACATTATGGCTCGCGCACTGGAAACTGCAGCAGCTATTTTGGAAGATTCTCCATACGAAAAAATGCTTGCCGACCGCTATGCATCATACGATTCAGGCAAAGGGAAAGAGTTTGAAGAAGGAAAATTGACTTTCGAACAAGTTTACGAATACGCTAAAGCGAATGGCGAGCCAAAACAAATCAGCGGCAAGCAAGAATTGTACGAAGCAATTGTAAACATGTACATTTAA
- the xylE gene encoding D-xylose transporter XylE — protein MKQSNFFIIAITIVATLGGLLFGYDTAVISGTVGSLDVFFIKPMGLGETAANSQLGFIVSSALIGCIIGGISGGLVSLKLGRRNGLILAAILFFISALGSSYPEMFFRPFGEGDHTFYWHFVIYRIIGGIGVGLASMLSPMYIAEIAPANIRGRLVSFNQFAIIFGMLVVYFVNYAIARQGDDSWLNTIGWRYMFGSEMIPAGLFLVLLLFVPATPRFMALKGNDEKALQVLCKINGPERGKQVLTEIKQTLTTTSSGKLFSFGFLVIVIGILLSAFQQFVGINVVLYYAPEIFKTMGSGTDTALLQTIIVGIINLSFTVVAILTVDKFGRKPLMIIGAAGMAFFMFALGFAFFFQQVGLAALIFMLGYVACFAVSWGPVVWVLLAEIFPNRVRGRAMAVAVAAQWISNWLVSWSFPIMNKSSFLVENFHNGFAYWIYGVMGVLAALFMWKFVPETKGKTLEEMEQLWKK, from the coding sequence ATGAAACAAAGTAATTTCTTCATCATTGCGATTACGATTGTCGCCACATTGGGAGGATTGCTGTTCGGATACGATACAGCAGTTATCTCGGGAACAGTTGGATCGCTGGACGTCTTTTTCATCAAACCGATGGGCTTAGGTGAAACCGCAGCCAATTCTCAACTTGGATTTATCGTATCGAGTGCCCTTATCGGCTGTATTATCGGAGGTATTTCAGGCGGTCTCGTCAGTTTAAAACTTGGACGCAGAAACGGACTAATCCTGGCCGCGATTTTATTCTTTATTTCTGCGCTCGGTTCATCCTATCCCGAGATGTTCTTTCGCCCTTTCGGCGAAGGCGATCACACCTTCTACTGGCATTTCGTGATTTACCGGATTATCGGTGGTATCGGCGTCGGACTGGCGTCCATGCTCTCGCCGATGTACATCGCAGAAATCGCACCTGCCAACATCCGCGGACGCCTGGTTTCGTTTAACCAGTTCGCGATCATCTTCGGGATGCTGGTGGTTTATTTCGTCAACTATGCCATCGCCCGTCAAGGCGACGACAGCTGGCTAAACACGATTGGCTGGCGCTACATGTTTGGTTCGGAAATGATACCGGCAGGCCTGTTCCTCGTGCTGCTACTTTTTGTTCCGGCAACACCTCGTTTTATGGCGCTAAAAGGCAACGATGAGAAAGCATTGCAGGTTCTGTGTAAAATCAATGGCCCAGAAAGAGGCAAACAGGTTTTGACCGAAATCAAACAAACCCTAACCACGACCTCATCAGGCAAACTATTTTCGTTTGGCTTCCTGGTTATCGTGATCGGCATCCTACTCTCAGCCTTCCAGCAATTTGTTGGAATCAATGTGGTGCTCTATTACGCCCCTGAGATTTTCAAAACCATGGGATCAGGTACTGACACCGCGCTACTGCAAACCATCATCGTTGGCATTATCAACCTGTCGTTTACAGTTGTCGCAATTCTTACTGTCGACAAATTTGGTCGTAAACCACTTATGATTATCGGTGCTGCAGGGATGGCATTCTTCATGTTCGCCCTGGGTTTTGCCTTCTTCTTCCAACAAGTGGGACTGGCTGCCCTGATTTTCATGCTGGGCTACGTAGCTTGCTTTGCGGTAAGCTGGGGACCGGTTGTTTGGGTACTGCTGGCAGAAATTTTCCCGAACCGGGTCCGAGGACGCGCAATGGCGGTTGCGGTTGCCGCGCAATGGATTTCGAACTGGCTGGTTTCATGGAGTTTCCCAATCATGAACAAGAGTAGCTTCCTGGTCGAAAATTTCCACAACGGATTTGCCTACTGGATCTACGGAGTTATGGGTGTTCTGGCCGCTTTATTCATGTGGAAATTTGTTCCGGAAACCAAAGGAAAAACCCTGGAGGAAATGGAACAACTTTGGAAAAAATAG
- a CDS encoding transcriptional regulator: MSAEKVLAAMEAAGKPVKAGEIVTATGLDRKEVDKAMNQLKKEGKIVSPVRCAWEPKKLKKGL; this comes from the coding sequence ATGAGTGCAGAAAAAGTATTGGCGGCCATGGAAGCTGCCGGGAAACCGGTAAAAGCCGGAGAAATTGTTACAGCTACAGGGCTGGATCGAAAAGAAGTTGATAAGGCAATGAATCAACTGAAGAAAGAAGGCAAAATTGTGTCCCCGGTGCGTTGCGCCTGGGAACCGAAAAAATTGAAAAAGGGGCTTTAG
- a CDS encoding superoxide dismutase, whose product MSFELPALPYAKNALEPYISEKTLEFHYGKHHNAYVTNLNNLVPGTEFENADLETIVKKAEGGIFNNGAQVWNHTFYFFQFSATPATAPSGALKEAIDASFGSFDAFKEAFSKSAATLFGSGWAWLVKDAAGKLSIVQTSNAACPLRDGLTPLMTCDVWEHAYYLDKQNLRPKYIEDFFKVLDWKVVEGRF is encoded by the coding sequence ATGTCATTTGAATTACCGGCATTGCCATATGCCAAAAACGCTTTGGAGCCATACATCAGTGAAAAAACATTGGAATTTCACTATGGCAAACACCACAATGCATACGTTACTAACCTGAACAATCTTGTTCCGGGAACTGAGTTTGAAAATGCCGATCTGGAAACGATCGTGAAGAAGGCAGAAGGTGGTATTTTCAATAACGGTGCACAGGTTTGGAACCACACTTTCTATTTCTTTCAATTTTCAGCTACACCCGCAACAGCGCCTTCAGGTGCGCTGAAAGAAGCAATTGATGCATCATTCGGATCGTTTGACGCATTTAAAGAAGCTTTTTCAAAATCTGCTGCAACGCTGTTCGGCTCAGGTTGGGCCTGGTTGGTGAAAGATGCAGCAGGCAAATTGAGCATCGTTCAAACCAGCAATGCCGCTTGTCCGTTACGCGACGGATTGACTCCGCTGATGACTTGCGATGTTTGGGAACACGCTTATTACCTGGACAAACAAAACCTGCGTCCAAAGTACATCGAAGATTTCTTCAAAGTACTGGATTGGAAAGTTGTTGAAGGGCGTTTCTAG
- a CDS encoding YhdH/YhfP family quinone oxidoreductase, producing the protein MSNYQAFVVRESDGVYSGTVEKVDFVGLQDGEVRVKVEYSSLNYKDALSASGNKGVTKNYPHIPGIDAAGVVTESKSTLFGVGDLVIVSCYDLGMNHPGGYAEYIQVPESWVIPMPTKMTTREAMVYGTAGFTAALSVYRLLQNGQKPEMGPIVVTGALGGVGSIACQILNKLKFDVIAASSNGMSDEMMNLLGATSQFTKMETDDQSGRPMLRSAWGGAIDVVGGNTLTTLLKACNPLGNVTTCGNIGSGDLNMTVYPFILRGVSLLGVDAQSCPMPLRREIWNLLAADWAIDLSDQLVFETDLDGLNHYIQLMLTKKSRGRVVVKL; encoded by the coding sequence ATGAGCAATTACCAGGCATTTGTAGTTCGCGAAAGTGACGGGGTTTATTCGGGGACGGTTGAAAAAGTGGATTTTGTTGGTTTGCAGGATGGAGAAGTCCGAGTGAAAGTCGAATACAGTTCATTGAATTACAAGGACGCTTTGTCCGCAAGTGGAAATAAAGGCGTAACGAAAAATTATCCGCACATTCCGGGTATCGATGCGGCAGGTGTTGTAACCGAAAGTAAGAGTACGTTGTTCGGCGTTGGAGATCTCGTGATTGTAAGTTGCTATGATTTAGGGATGAACCACCCCGGCGGGTATGCTGAATATATACAGGTTCCGGAGAGCTGGGTTATACCAATGCCAACTAAAATGACCACCCGGGAAGCAATGGTTTACGGAACTGCTGGTTTTACAGCTGCTTTGTCGGTCTATCGCTTGCTTCAAAACGGACAGAAGCCGGAAATGGGACCAATTGTAGTCACCGGGGCACTGGGCGGTGTTGGCAGTATTGCCTGTCAAATTTTAAATAAATTGAAGTTCGACGTTATAGCGGCTAGTTCCAACGGTATGAGCGACGAGATGATGAACCTGTTGGGGGCTACTTCTCAGTTCACAAAAATGGAAACCGACGACCAATCCGGCCGCCCAATGTTACGTTCAGCCTGGGGAGGTGCTATTGATGTGGTTGGAGGAAATACATTGACCACTTTGTTGAAGGCATGTAACCCGTTGGGAAATGTGACGACTTGCGGCAATATTGGATCCGGGGATTTGAATATGACGGTTTACCCGTTTATTCTGAGAGGAGTGAGCCTGTTGGGTGTTGATGCGCAAAGTTGTCCGATGCCCCTGAGACGAGAAATCTGGAATTTGTTGGCTGCTGATTGGGCAATAGATTTGAGCGATCAGCTTGTTTTCGAGACCGATCTCGACGGGCTGAACCACTACATTCAACTTATGCTGACAAAGAAAAGCAGGGGGCGGGTCGTTGTAAAGCTTTGA
- a CDS encoding winged helix-turn-helix transcriptional regulator: MKKSYCPIDTFINVVKGKRKATIILHLYQGEKRYSELVRLLPDLSERMLSKQLRELEQDLLVEKTVYPEVPPRVEYRLTELGKTIRPILKSMMKGGVIFENLIETDFLNTSQKEN, encoded by the coding sequence ATGAAAAAAAGTTACTGTCCGATCGATACCTTTATTAATGTCGTGAAAGGAAAACGAAAAGCGACCATCATTCTACACCTTTATCAAGGAGAGAAAAGATACAGCGAGTTGGTTCGGTTGCTTCCCGACCTGAGCGAGCGCATGCTAAGCAAACAATTGCGCGAACTGGAACAAGACCTGTTGGTTGAGAAGACAGTTTATCCGGAGGTACCGCCACGAGTCGAATATCGACTTACAGAACTTGGCAAAACTATTCGTCCGATCTTAAAAAGTATGATGAAAGGTGGCGTTATTTTCGAAAACCTAATAGAAACAGATTTCCTGAATACCTCGCAGAAAGAAAATTAG
- a CDS encoding VOC family protein, giving the protein MKIQELHIYTSRLDEQLKFYQEVLSLPLLESSQTDFKVLVGQSVLWFSYKAKSTPYHLAVNIPPNQVSDALAWLHKRVSIIQDEGQDIINFVSWNAKSVYFYDPDHNILEFIARKNLPYKNIDAFDYHSLIRISEIGVPVDDNATFYRQLQQLSDFKIYDGSMERFCAVGDEEGLFIVVNKHQKRWYPTNDETYSSDFEVKFENLAQSFSVVFKDGKMVESASI; this is encoded by the coding sequence ATGAAGATTCAAGAACTTCATATTTACACGTCCCGGTTGGATGAACAATTAAAATTCTATCAGGAGGTTTTGAGCCTGCCGCTGCTGGAATCCTCCCAAACAGATTTTAAGGTGTTAGTTGGCCAATCGGTGTTGTGGTTTTCCTACAAAGCGAAATCCACTCCCTATCATTTGGCTGTGAACATACCTCCCAATCAGGTCAGCGATGCTTTGGCCTGGCTTCACAAACGAGTTTCCATTATACAAGATGAAGGGCAAGACATTATCAACTTTGTGAGTTGGAATGCCAAGTCCGTGTATTTTTACGATCCCGATCACAACATCTTGGAGTTTATTGCCCGCAAAAATCTTCCATACAAAAATATAGATGCCTTCGATTATCATTCACTGATTCGGATTAGTGAGATTGGTGTGCCTGTTGACGATAATGCCACTTTTTACAGGCAGCTGCAACAACTTTCCGACTTCAAAATTTATGATGGAAGTATGGAGCGGTTTTGTGCTGTCGGAGATGAAGAGGGCCTGTTTATCGTTGTCAACAAGCACCAAAAGCGATGGTATCCGACCAATGATGAAACATATTCATCCGATTTTGAGGTGAAGTTTGAGAATCTGGCCCAATCTTTTTCTGTGGTTTTTAAGGACGGGAAAATGGTTGAGTCTGCTTCAATTTAG